From a region of the Fusobacterium periodonticum ATCC 33693 genome:
- a CDS encoding ABC transporter ATP-binding protein yields MNNMIIKLEDVDKFYMETGNKLHILKKLNLEVKRGEFVSILGKSGSGKSTLLNIMGLLDKIDGGKIWIDDKEVSSLNETERNNIKNHFLGFVFQFHYLMSEFTALENVMIPALLNNFKNKAEIEKEAKELLEIVGLAERMTHKPNQLSGGEKQRVAIARAMINKPKLILADEPTGNLDEDTGEMIFSLFRKINKERNQSIVVVTHARDLSQVTDRQIYLKRGVLE; encoded by the coding sequence ATGAATAATATGATTATAAAATTAGAAGATGTAGATAAATTCTATATGGAAACAGGAAATAAACTACATATTTTGAAAAAATTAAACTTAGAAGTAAAAAGAGGAGAATTTGTATCTATTCTAGGTAAGTCTGGTTCAGGGAAATCTACTCTTTTAAATATAATGGGGCTACTTGATAAGATAGATGGTGGAAAAATTTGGATAGATGATAAGGAAGTTTCTTCTCTTAATGAAACAGAAAGAAATAATATAAAAAATCACTTTTTAGGTTTTGTATTTCAATTTCACTATTTAATGAGTGAATTTACTGCTCTTGAAAATGTTATGATACCTGCACTTTTAAATAATTTTAAAAATAAGGCTGAAATAGAAAAAGAAGCCAAAGAACTGTTAGAAATTGTTGGTTTAGCTGAAAGAATGACACACAAACCTAATCAACTATCAGGTGGAGAAAAACAGAGAGTGGCAATAGCTAGAGCTATGATTAATAAGCCTAAACTCATTTTAGCTGATGAGCCTACTGGAAACTTAGATGAAGATACAGGAGAAATGATATTCTCACTTTTCAGAAAAATAAATAAAGAACGTAATCAAAGTATAGTTGTGGTAACTCATGCTAGAGATTTATCACAAGTTACAGATAGACAAATTTATTTAAAAAGAGGAGTGCTAGAGTAA
- a CDS encoding ABC transporter permease, with protein MIEFFIAKKQMLERKKQSILSIVGVFIGITVLIVSLGVSNGLDKNMINSILSLTSHINVYSPDNIPNYEELVKNIEEVKGVKGAVPTIETQGIIKYEGYGEPYVAGVKVVGYDLDKAIKVMKLDDYIIDGKIDLEDKKAVLIGKELASSMGAMVGDKIKLITSEETDLEMTVGGIFQSGFYEYDLNMVLIPLQTAQYITYSDETVGRLSVRLDNPYDAQELIFDVARKLPTDLYIGTWGEQNRALLSALTLEKTIMLVVFSLIAIVAGFLIWITLNTLVREKTKDIGIMRAMGFSKKNIMLIFLIQGIILGIIGIIIGIVVSLILLYYIKNYAVDLVSNIYYLKDIPIEISLKEIAIIVGANFIVILISSIFPAYRAAKLENVEALRYE; from the coding sequence ATGATTGAATTTTTTATTGCAAAAAAACAGATGTTAGAAAGAAAAAAACAAAGTATTTTATCAATAGTTGGAGTTTTTATAGGTATTACAGTTTTAATTGTATCACTAGGAGTTTCAAACGGTCTAGATAAAAATATGATAAATAGTATCTTATCTTTAACTAGCCATATAAATGTTTATTCTCCTGACAATATTCCAAACTATGAAGAATTAGTTAAAAATATTGAAGAAGTTAAAGGAGTTAAGGGAGCAGTTCCTACTATAGAAACACAAGGTATAATAAAGTATGAAGGGTATGGAGAACCTTATGTTGCTGGAGTAAAAGTTGTTGGTTATGACTTAGACAAAGCAATTAAAGTGATGAAATTAGATGACTATATCATTGATGGAAAAATAGATTTAGAAGATAAAAAAGCTGTTTTGATAGGAAAAGAATTAGCTAGTTCTATGGGAGCTATGGTTGGAGATAAAATTAAACTGATAACTTCTGAAGAAACAGACTTAGAAATGACTGTTGGTGGGATATTCCAAAGTGGTTTCTATGAGTATGACCTAAATATGGTTTTAATTCCACTTCAAACAGCACAATATATAACTTATAGTGATGAAACAGTAGGAAGATTATCTGTTAGATTAGATAATCCTTATGATGCACAAGAGTTAATTTTTGATGTTGCAAGAAAATTACCTACTGACCTATATATAGGAACTTGGGGTGAGCAAAATAGAGCTCTACTTTCGGCTTTAACTTTAGAAAAAACAATAATGTTAGTAGTATTTTCCCTTATAGCTATAGTTGCAGGTTTCTTAATCTGGATAACTTTAAATACTCTTGTTAGAGAAAAAACAAAAGATATAGGAATTATGAGAGCAATGGGCTTCTCTAAAAAGAATATTATGTTGATATTTTTAATTCAGGGGATAATATTGGGAATAATTGGAATAATAATAGGAATAGTTGTATCTTTAATTTTACTTTATTATATAAAGAATTATGCAGTTGACCTAGTTTCTAATATTTATTATTTAAAAGATATACCTATAGAAATCTCTTTAAAAGAAATAGCTATTATTGTGGGGGCAAACTTTATTGTAATTTTAATCTCTAGTATATTTCCTGCTTATAGAGCTGCTAAACTTGAAAATGTGGAGGCACTTAGATATGAATAA
- the pbpC gene encoding penicillin-binding protein 1C: MFKNINLKKVAIFIITLFILLFIYLIKIYVSYDPKKLVENINYSKIVLDRNGEILSVFLNKDEEFHLKYEGDIPETLKLAVLNYEDKKFYSHSGVNYPRILKSFFNNITGGKKMGASTISMQVVKLLEPKKRTYFNKLIEIVKAYKLESQFSKEEILKIYLNNVPYGSNIVGYSAAIKMYFNKDVKDLSYAEASLLAVLPNSPGILNLKKNNDKLEEKRNRLLKTLLDKGLIDERQYKFSLLEKFPNKIYYYEKKAPQFSIFLKNRYKEKIIRSTLDYKLQKKLEKIVHDYSNIMKDTGINNAAVLVINNKTKEVLAYVASQDFYDKKNNGEIDGLQAKRSPASLLKPFLYALSIDEGLIVPDSIYPDVPIYFGNFYPKNSTGTFSGMVKMEDALIKSLNIPFVKLLSDYGIDKFYYFLENNDNYPEDRFDKYGLSLILGTREMRPVDIVKLYVGLANYGKVSNLKYTLTEDIPKEYEQFSKGASYLTLETLSKVVRPGNEKLYSEQRPISWKTGTSYGLKDAWSVGVSPDYTVLVWLGNFNQKSIFSLSGVETAGNLLFKVFNIVDINSKPFSKPMDDLKEIEIDEKTGYRKVYDVESKKVLYPKNAKLLRTSPYYKKIFVDENDIEIDSRSEKFDKRKEKIVIEYPVEVSNYFFLNGVRENKKVKIAYPVENLNIFVPKDFEGYNKIAIKLYNPNNEYVYWYIDEEYMGFSNESERFFELDMGKHKLTIVTEDGAREEVKFKINKR; encoded by the coding sequence ATGTTTAAAAATATTAATCTAAAAAAGGTGGCTATTTTTATCATAACTCTTTTTATATTACTTTTTATCTATTTGATAAAAATATATGTAAGCTATGATCCTAAAAAATTAGTTGAGAATATCAACTATAGTAAAATTGTTTTAGACAGAAATGGAGAGATTTTATCTGTCTTTTTAAATAAAGATGAAGAATTTCATTTGAAATATGAAGGTGATATTCCAGAAACTTTAAAGCTTGCTGTTTTAAACTACGAAGATAAGAAATTTTACTCACATTCTGGAGTTAACTATCCTAGAATATTAAAGTCTTTCTTTAATAATATTACAGGTGGAAAGAAAATGGGAGCTAGTACAATAAGTATGCAGGTTGTTAAATTGCTTGAGCCTAAAAAAAGAACATATTTCAACAAGTTAATTGAGATAGTAAAGGCATACAAATTAGAAAGTCAATTTTCTAAGGAAGAAATATTAAAAATATATTTGAATAATGTCCCCTATGGTTCCAATATAGTTGGTTATTCAGCAGCAATCAAAATGTACTTTAATAAAGATGTTAAAGACCTTAGTTATGCTGAAGCTTCTCTTTTAGCAGTTCTACCAAATTCCCCTGGGATATTGAATTTAAAAAAGAATAATGATAAACTTGAAGAAAAAAGAAATAGACTATTAAAAACTTTATTGGATAAAGGATTAATAGATGAAAGGCAGTATAAATTTAGCTTACTTGAAAAATTTCCTAATAAAATTTATTACTATGAGAAAAAAGCACCACAATTTTCTATATTCTTAAAAAATAGATATAAGGAAAAAATTATAAGGTCAACATTGGACTATAAATTACAGAAAAAGCTAGAAAAAATAGTTCATGATTACTCAAATATAATGAAAGATACAGGTATAAATAATGCTGCTGTTCTTGTTATAAATAATAAAACTAAAGAAGTACTAGCCTATGTTGCTTCACAAGATTTCTATGATAAAAAGAACAATGGAGAAATTGACGGTCTACAAGCAAAAAGATCTCCAGCTTCTCTTTTAAAACCTTTTCTATATGCCTTATCAATAGATGAAGGGCTTATTGTTCCTGATAGCATTTATCCTGATGTACCTATATATTTTGGAAATTTCTATCCTAAAAACTCAACTGGTACATTTTCAGGAATGGTTAAAATGGAAGATGCACTTATTAAATCTTTAAATATTCCTTTTGTTAAACTTTTATCAGATTATGGAATTGATAAATTTTATTATTTCTTAGAAAATAATGATAATTATCCTGAAGATAGATTTGATAAATATGGCTTATCTTTAATTTTAGGAACAAGAGAAATGAGACCTGTTGACATAGTCAAACTATATGTGGGACTTGCAAACTATGGAAAAGTTTCAAATTTAAAGTATACACTGACTGAAGATATACCTAAAGAATATGAACAATTTTCTAAGGGAGCAAGTTACTTGACATTGGAAACATTGTCTAAGGTTGTCAGACCTGGAAATGAAAAATTATATAGTGAACAAAGACCTATATCTTGGAAAACAGGTACAAGTTATGGTTTAAAAGATGCTTGGTCTGTTGGAGTAAGTCCTGATTATACAGTTCTTGTATGGCTAGGAAACTTCAATCAAAAATCCATTTTTTCATTATCAGGTGTTGAAACAGCAGGAAATTTATTATTTAAAGTATTTAATATAGTGGATATAAATTCTAAACCTTTCTCAAAACCAATGGATGATTTAAAAGAAATTGAAATTGATGAAAAGACAGGTTATAGAAAGGTATATGATGTTGAAAGTAAAAAAGTTTTATATCCAAAAAATGCAAAATTACTTAGAACATCACCTTATTACAAAAAAATCTTTGTAGATGAAAATGATATTGAGATTGATTCAAGAAGTGAAAAATTTGACAAGAGAAAAGAAAAGATTGTTATAGAGTATCCTGTTGAAGTTTCAAATTATTTCTTTTTAAATGGAGTTAGAGAAAACAAAAAGGTTAAAATAGCATATCCTGTTGAAAATTTAAATATATTTGTTCCAAAAGATTTTGAAGGCTATAATAAAATTGCCATAAAATTATATAATCCTAATAATGAATATGTTTATTGGTATATTGATGAAGAATATATGGGCTTTTCAAATGAAAGTGAAAGATTTTTTGAATTGGATATGGGTAAACATAAACTTACTATAGTTACAGAAGATGGAGCTAGAGAAGAAGTAAAATTTAAAATAAATAAGAGGTAG
- a CDS encoding alpha-2-macroglobulin family protein produces the protein MKKFLKLFFVLSLLMIALVACQKDKEKAQTEQGQSEQEQNYDYQEMLYVNNAGFNISGDLVIMFSDEIDKNQEFNKLIEVEGLDGDITIMPFGRKIIIKGDFQKEVPYSVKVSKGIKSVSGNELNEDYTRYNLYVGKKQPALAFADYGNVLPSVNNKKINFNSVNIKKVKLEIVKIYTNNITQYLKLSSNEYSLEWSVKDDIGDVVFSKEYEIESKEDEVIKNSIDLNGVIDTKGIYFVKLTSAGEESIDYDISKYGEPFSLGYEDGPIYAKATKTIILSDIGIVANSNNSKLDIKLLNLNTLNPIGGAKLEFINSKNQTLEEGTTNSNGEYKSRVNLENVYYVLVKSGNEFNVLYLSDSKINYADFDIGGSLEGSDLKLYAYTDKGYYRPGDEINVSLIARSKEKINDEHPFEYSFTAPDGSNKISNEVVKESKNGFYTFKIKTDINDLTGAWTLTIKFGGKEVTQKVFIESKVANAIAIETDEDKIYSKADIKDGVIKFKFDFKYLSGAKVDKDSNVNFDYNVIEREPRSKKYKNFVFVNPSNYKYQFRNFAETKTDGSGELELQLEMPQALQNKNLYLTTTVNVQDASGRYSTENKVFTIINRENSVGVQKLDQNGNEASVKYILLNEKTDSLVPGKKLKYRVYNKQNNWWYDYYEDDEKSFKENMETTLLEEGEITSASDAEILKISNLADGVNFIEIEDEETGHSSGVFVYNYHYGDKKSGTIENLKASSDKEKYDIGDIARIKYTASIGSKALVTIEKDGKIIKEYWKTLTSTENEEAIVIEKDFFPNAYVNISVFQKYVDKQNDRPLRLYASLPLMVEDRSRMLTINIDSKTEVLPAGDLNIKLSNKEKKKMYYEVFLVDEGVLRKTNYKKPDPYKFFYEKRAKLVQNFDNFSNIIEKYSDKVMNRLKTGGGDYEEGEFAAEATTKEKAADYQKDDLQLQGEAQRFKNLTIFRGVAESDENGNAELNIKVPNFFGQMRVFVVAVSDESYGSAEKSISVKAPVIVDSSAPRVLKVGDKFTVPVTLFPIEKAIGDSEVILTYNGKTYSKKVNVKDGQNEKLLFELDAPNTVGTTKIDIDFKSSKYSFKDSIDLNVDTNYPYQYVEKSLVLEPNQEFNLSMDEYKDFINGSIKSNITLSSYQKLGIEKLIKSLMDYPYICLEQISSKGLSMLYIDKLTTDLVEKNDAKNEINAIIAKLNNNYQLRNGAFAYWPGSQEESMSTIYAIEFLIEAKERGYYIPEAMFENAQAYLNSIAMRVDIPKADVLYLLASLNDPNVSEMNIFFDRYYNDASLVDKWTLLGAYAKIGEKDFARKEAEKLPKKAETKDGIYYADQNAKILRYYTEIYGNPEPSLYSSVLTTAKSDEWLTTFEKAHIVQALAEGEKVSPEKKNLSFKLIVDGKEQNLELRDGEYTFKNLGIKEKAKKIVIKNTSSSKLYVNSFVKGKPVKYEEKDESKNITITRRFVDISGKEIDVKNLKVGTRFRMIISSKVNNNNLDDISLLQILPSGWEFDNSQVRVPQNDDSQVVPLNTADVDNAEYGGEMNIADNSSYTDMRDDRVAYFFPLYAGEDKEIEINLIAVTPGSYRLPGTKIESMYNKDFRAYLKGFEVKVTQ, from the coding sequence ATGAAAAAATTTCTAAAACTATTTTTTGTTTTATCTTTATTGATGATAGCTTTAGTTGCTTGTCAAAAAGATAAAGAGAAGGCACAGACTGAACAAGGGCAAAGCGAACAAGAGCAAAACTATGACTACCAAGAGATGCTTTATGTTAACAATGCTGGGTTCAATATATCTGGAGATTTGGTTATAATGTTTTCAGATGAAATTGATAAAAACCAAGAATTTAATAAACTGATTGAAGTAGAAGGGCTAGATGGGGATATAACTATTATGCCTTTTGGTAGAAAAATTATTATAAAGGGAGATTTCCAGAAAGAAGTTCCTTATTCTGTAAAAGTTTCTAAGGGAATAAAATCTGTTTCAGGAAATGAACTAAATGAAGACTATACAAGATATAATTTATATGTTGGTAAAAAGCAACCTGCTTTAGCATTTGCCGATTATGGAAATGTTCTACCTTCTGTAAATAATAAGAAAATTAACTTTAATTCAGTTAATATCAAAAAAGTAAAATTAGAAATTGTGAAAATATATACTAATAATATAACTCAATATCTAAAATTAAGTTCAAATGAATATTCTTTAGAATGGAGTGTAAAAGATGATATAGGTGATGTTGTTTTCTCAAAAGAATATGAAATTGAAAGTAAAGAAGATGAAGTTATAAAAAATAGTATAGACTTAAATGGAGTAATAGATACTAAAGGTATTTACTTTGTCAAGTTAACATCTGCTGGTGAAGAAAGTATAGACTATGATATCTCAAAATATGGAGAACCTTTTAGCTTAGGTTATGAAGATGGTCCAATTTATGCAAAAGCAACAAAAACAATTATACTTTCTGATATAGGTATAGTTGCTAACTCTAATAACTCTAAATTGGATATAAAACTATTAAATCTTAATACTTTAAATCCAATAGGAGGTGCAAAACTAGAATTTATAAATTCTAAGAACCAAACCCTTGAAGAAGGTACAACTAATTCTAATGGTGAATACAAATCAAGAGTTAATTTAGAAAATGTTTACTATGTTTTAGTAAAATCCGGAAATGAATTTAATGTACTTTACTTAAGTGATAGTAAAATAAACTATGCAGACTTTGATATTGGTGGTTCATTAGAAGGTTCTGACTTAAAACTTTATGCTTATACAGATAAAGGTTACTACAGACCTGGAGATGAAATCAATGTTTCTTTAATTGCTAGAAGTAAAGAAAAAATTAATGATGAACATCCATTTGAATACTCATTTACTGCTCCAGATGGTTCAAACAAAATAAGTAATGAAGTTGTTAAAGAATCTAAAAATGGTTTCTATACATTTAAAATTAAGACTGATATTAATGATTTAACTGGTGCTTGGACTTTAACTATCAAGTTTGGTGGAAAAGAAGTTACACAAAAGGTATTTATAGAATCTAAAGTTGCAAATGCTATAGCTATAGAAACTGATGAAGATAAGATTTACTCTAAAGCTGATATAAAAGATGGTGTAATTAAATTTAAATTTGACTTTAAATACTTAAGTGGAGCTAAAGTAGATAAAGATTCAAATGTAAACTTTGACTATAATGTTATAGAAAGAGAACCAAGATCTAAAAAATATAAGAATTTTGTTTTTGTTAACCCTTCAAATTATAAATATCAATTTAGAAATTTTGCTGAAACAAAAACAGATGGTAGTGGAGAGCTTGAATTACAATTAGAAATGCCTCAAGCATTACAAAATAAAAACCTATATTTAACTACAACTGTAAATGTTCAAGATGCTAGTGGAAGATATAGTACTGAAAATAAAGTATTTACAATTATCAATAGAGAAAATTCTGTTGGTGTACAAAAACTAGATCAAAATGGAAATGAAGCTAGTGTTAAATATATTTTACTAAATGAAAAAACTGATAGTCTAGTTCCTGGTAAAAAATTAAAATACAGAGTATATAACAAACAAAATAACTGGTGGTATGACTACTATGAAGATGATGAAAAATCATTTAAAGAGAATATGGAAACTACTCTATTAGAAGAAGGAGAAATTACTTCTGCTTCTGATGCTGAAATTTTAAAGATTTCTAATCTGGCTGATGGAGTAAACTTTATTGAAATTGAAGACGAAGAAACAGGTCATAGTTCAGGAGTTTTCGTATATAACTATCACTATGGAGATAAGAAAAGTGGAACTATTGAAAACTTAAAGGCTTCAAGTGATAAAGAAAAATATGATATAGGTGATATTGCTAGGATAAAATATACTGCTTCTATAGGTTCAAAAGCTCTAGTCACTATAGAAAAAGATGGAAAAATTATAAAAGAATATTGGAAAACTTTAACTTCAACTGAAAATGAAGAAGCAATAGTTATTGAAAAAGATTTTTTCCCTAATGCTTATGTTAATATATCAGTTTTCCAAAAATATGTTGATAAACAAAATGATAGACCACTAAGACTTTATGCTTCTCTTCCATTAATGGTTGAGGATAGATCTAGAATGCTTACTATCAATATTGATAGTAAAACAGAAGTTCTACCTGCTGGAGACTTAAATATTAAACTTTCTAATAAAGAAAAGAAAAAAATGTACTATGAAGTATTCCTTGTTGATGAGGGTGTTTTAAGAAAAACTAACTATAAAAAGCCTGATCCATATAAGTTCTTCTATGAAAAAAGGGCTAAGCTAGTACAAAACTTTGATAATTTCTCTAATATCATAGAAAAATATTCTGACAAAGTTATGAATAGATTAAAGACAGGTGGAGGAGATTATGAAGAAGGTGAGTTTGCAGCTGAAGCAACAACTAAAGAAAAAGCTGCTGACTATCAAAAGGATGATCTTCAATTACAAGGAGAAGCTCAAAGATTTAAGAATCTAACTATATTTAGAGGAGTGGCAGAAAGTGATGAAAATGGTAATGCTGAGCTAAATATAAAAGTTCCTAATTTCTTTGGACAAATGAGGGTATTTGTTGTAGCTGTTTCTGATGAAAGTTATGGAAGTGCTGAAAAATCAATTTCAGTAAAAGCTCCTGTTATAGTTGACAGTTCTGCTCCAAGAGTTTTAAAAGTAGGAGATAAATTTACTGTGCCTGTAACTTTATTCCCTATAGAAAAAGCTATTGGAGACTCAGAAGTAATTTTAACTTATAATGGAAAAACATATAGTAAAAAAGTAAATGTTAAAGATGGACAAAACGAAAAACTATTATTTGAATTAGATGCTCCAAATACAGTTGGAACAACTAAGATAGACATAGATTTTAAATCAAGTAAATATAGTTTTAAAGACAGTATTGATTTAAATGTTGATACTAATTATCCTTATCAATATGTTGAAAAATCTCTTGTTTTAGAACCTAACCAAGAATTTAACTTATCTATGGATGAATACAAAGATTTCATCAATGGAAGTATTAAATCTAATATAACTCTTTCTAGTTATCAAAAATTAGGAATTGAAAAATTAATTAAATCATTGATGGATTATCCATATATTTGTTTGGAACAAATATCTTCAAAAGGTTTATCAATGCTATATATCGATAAATTAACTACTGATTTAGTTGAAAAGAATGATGCAAAAAATGAAATTAACGCTATAATTGCTAAATTGAATAACAATTATCAATTAAGAAATGGAGCCTTTGCTTACTGGCCAGGTTCACAAGAAGAAAGTATGTCAACTATCTATGCAATAGAATTCTTAATAGAAGCTAAAGAAAGAGGATATTATATACCTGAAGCTATGTTTGAAAATGCTCAAGCTTATCTAAATTCAATAGCTATGAGAGTAGATATACCTAAAGCAGATGTTCTATACTTACTAGCTTCATTAAATGATCCTAATGTATCTGAAATGAATATATTCTTTGATAGATACTATAATGATGCTAGTCTTGTAGATAAATGGACTCTATTAGGGGCTTATGCTAAAATAGGTGAAAAAGATTTTGCAAGAAAAGAAGCAGAAAAACTTCCTAAAAAAGCTGAAACAAAAGATGGAATTTACTATGCAGACCAAAATGCTAAAATCTTAAGATATTATACTGAAATTTATGGTAATCCTGAACCTAGTCTTTATAGTTCAGTTCTAACAACAGCTAAGAGTGATGAATGGTTAACTACTTTTGAAAAAGCACATATAGTACAAGCTTTAGCCGAAGGTGAAAAAGTTAGTCCTGAAAAGAAAAATTTATCTTTCAAACTTATAGTTGATGGAAAAGAACAAAACTTAGAGCTTAGAGATGGAGAATATACATTTAAGAATTTAGGTATAAAAGAAAAGGCTAAAAAGATAGTTATAAAAAATACTTCATCTAGTAAATTATATGTAAACTCTTTTGTTAAAGGAAAACCAGTTAAATATGAAGAAAAAGATGAAAGTAAAAATATTACTATCACAAGAAGATTTGTTGATATATCTGGAAAAGAAATAGATGTTAAAAATCTAAAAGTAGGAACTAGATTTAGAATGATAATCTCTTCTAAGGTTAATAACAATAATTTAGATGATATTTCTTTATTACAAATTTTACCTAGTGGTTGGGAATTTGATAATAGTCAAGTTAGAGTACCACAAAATGATGATTCTCAAGTAGTACCATTGAATACAGCTGACGTTGATAATGCTGAATATGGTGGAGAAATGAATATAGCTGACAATAGTTCTTATACAGATATGAGAGATGATAGAGTTGCTTACTTCTTCCCTCTATATGCTGGAGAAGATAAAGAAATTGAAATTAATTTAATTGCAGTAACTCCCGGTTCTTACAGACTTCCTGGAACAAAAATAGAATCTATGTATAATAAAGATTTTAGAGCATATCTAAAAGGCTTTGAAGTAAAAGTAACACAATAA
- the recQ gene encoding DNA helicase RecQ, producing MKAEALRILKEYYGYDNFREGQEKIIDAILEKRNVLGIMTTGAGKSICYQVPALVFNGLTIVISPLISLMKDQVDSLKLIGIEASYINSTLTSDEYNKILFRIKKSQTKLLYISPERLENRAFLNFIKTIKIAMVVVDEAHCVSQWGENFRRSYLRIADFIRYITDGVKIQTLAFTATATPKIKVDIIDKLKIENPFIFVDNFNRDNIYFKVVDNTGLDKNLDIDSKPFIIDYLRKHKGKSGIIYCSTRKNVDDIYSYLVSFDRSVTKYHGGMTKEEREKNQNLFLNDDVEIMVATNAFGMGINKSNIRYVIHANIPADLESYYQEAGRAGRDGGKSEAILIYNEKDRDIQRFLMEKEAESHKDKDYLNKKLKSFNKMIEYAELKTCYREFILKYFGEKMIRNYCGFCENCKKEKNIKDFSLEAKKIISAVGRTKESLGISTLANMLMGKADTKMLNKGLNKISTFGIMREDKQEWIESFINYMISEKYLIQSAGSFPVLKLGKKYKDILNDDIKIIRKENEKIDFDYYENTLFKELNSLRKEISKKENIAPYIIFSDMTLIEMAEKRPTNRWEMLKIKGIGNQKFTNYGERFLERINAYNMEEKK from the coding sequence TTGAAAGCAGAAGCACTCAGAATTTTAAAAGAATATTATGGTTATGATAATTTCAGAGAAGGTCAAGAAAAAATAATAGATGCTATTTTAGAAAAAAGAAATGTTTTAGGAATAATGACAACAGGAGCTGGTAAATCCATATGTTATCAAGTTCCCGCTTTGGTGTTCAATGGACTTACAATAGTTATTTCACCTCTTATATCCTTAATGAAAGACCAAGTTGATAGTCTAAAATTAATTGGAATAGAAGCAAGTTACATAAACTCAACTTTAACTAGTGATGAATACAATAAAATTCTTTTTAGAATAAAAAAAAGTCAGACAAAATTATTATATATTTCACCTGAAAGGCTAGAGAACAGAGCTTTTTTAAACTTTATAAAAACTATAAAAATTGCAATGGTAGTTGTAGATGAAGCCCATTGTGTATCTCAATGGGGTGAAAATTTTAGAAGAAGCTATTTAAGAATTGCAGATTTTATTAGATATATCACTGATGGAGTAAAAATTCAAACTTTAGCCTTTACTGCCACAGCTACACCTAAAATAAAAGTGGATATCATAGATAAATTGAAAATTGAAAATCCCTTTATTTTTGTTGATAATTTTAATAGAGATAATATCTATTTTAAAGTAGTTGATAATACTGGACTTGACAAAAACTTAGATATAGACTCAAAACCTTTTATAATAGACTATTTAAGAAAACATAAAGGTAAATCAGGAATAATATATTGTTCTACTAGAAAAAATGTAGATGATATCTATAGTTATCTTGTGAGTTTTGATAGAAGTGTCACTAAGTATCATGGAGGAATGACTAAGGAAGAAAGAGAAAAGAATCAAAATTTATTCTTAAATGATGATGTTGAAATAATGGTAGCAACCAATGCCTTTGGTATGGGTATAAATAAATCTAATATAAGATATGTAATACATGCTAATATCCCAGCTGATTTAGAAAGTTACTACCAAGAAGCAGGAAGAGCTGGAAGAGATGGCGGAAAGTCTGAAGCTATTCTCATCTATAATGAAAAAGATAGAGATATACAAAGGTTTTTGATGGAAAAAGAAGCTGAGAGTCATAAAGATAAAGACTATCTTAATAAAAAATTAAAAAGTTTTAATAAAATGATAGAATATGCTGAATTAAAAACTTGCTATAGAGAATTCATTTTAAAATACTTTGGTGAAAAAATGATTAGAAACTATTGTGGTTTTTGTGAAAACTGTAAAAAAGAAAAAAATATCAAAGACTTCTCTTTGGAAGCAAAGAAAATTATTTCAGCAGTTGGAAGGACAAAAGAAAGTTTAGGAATATCAACTCTGGCTAATATGTTAATGGGAAAAGCTGACACAAAGATGTTAAATAAAGGACTTAATAAAATTTCTACCTTTGGCATAATGAGAGAAGATAAACAGGAATGGATAGAATCCTTTATAAACTATATGATTTCTGAAAAATACCTAATACAGAGTGCAGGAAGCTTTCCTGTTTTAAAATTAGGTAAAAAATACAAAGATATTTTAAATGATGATATAAAAATAATAAGAAAAGAAAATGAAAAAATTGATTTTGATTATTATGAAAATACTTTATTTAAAGAATTAAATTCACTTAGAAAGGAAATCTCAAAAAAAGAAAATATTGCTCCCTATATAATTTTTTCTGATATGACTCTTATAGAGATGGCAGAAAAAAGACCAACAAATAGGTGGGAAATGTTAAAAATTAAGGGAATAGGTAATCAAAAGTTTACAAATTATGGAGAGAGGTTTTTAGAAAGAATTAATGCTTACAATATGGAGGAGAAAAAATGA